From one Lycium ferocissimum isolate CSIRO_LF1 chromosome 7, AGI_CSIRO_Lferr_CH_V1, whole genome shotgun sequence genomic stretch:
- the LOC132064292 gene encoding E3 ubiquitin-protein ligase RFI2 — protein sequence MGLNDVDLQDDGDGGGDGGGKEDKTSSTVACSICLEAVTDNGDRSFAKLQCGHQFHLDCIGSAFNIKGQMQCPNCRKIEKGQWLYASGCRPLPDFNMDDWAHDEDLYDLSYAEMSFGVHWCPFSGLTRLPSSFDEGDLSSSAYHDLLGQHAIFAEHTAVSSAAHPCPYVAYVGIHPSSSNSSGSINDSPNFNNHWNSPSVPSEMPATYAFPGMDVHYHSWDHHSSSFPMANSRVGAADQSSVPSVTQRVARTNADIPRPGSFVPPFLVSHGSAARAGSSVASPMIPPYPGSVARARDRVQALQAYFQQPSNSPAVRTPVMSASRRSSNHRGLAQVGPAASSSDQAGGFYFYPSGTSGRSFQEAENPVSNRYWEREHMPAFPLSQVDRDPIWGPFHHTGVGSDTGSRSGSFRPRHGSERMPSQNRS from the exons ATGGGGTTGAACGATGTGGATCTTCAAGATGACGGTGATGGAGGAGGAGATGGTGGTGGTAAAGAAGATAAGACATCATCGACGGTTGCGTGTTCGATTTGTCTTGAAGCTGTTACCGATAATGGTGATAGATCTTTCGCTAAGCTTCAATGTGGTCATCAATTTCACCTTG ATTGCATTGGTTCCGCCTTTAACATCAAGGGGCAAATGCAGTGTCCCAACTGTCGGAAAATTGAGAAGGGTCAATGGCTTTATGCAAGTGGTTGCCGTCCCCTACCTGATTTCAACATGGATGATTGGGCGCATGATGAAGACCTATATGATCTGAGCTATGCTGAAATG TCATTTGGAGTTCACTGGTGTCCGTTTAGTGGATTAACTCGACTGCCATCATCGTTTGA TGAAGGGGATCTTTCATCTAGTGCAT ATCATGATCTTCTGGGTCAGCATGCTATATTTGCTGAACACACAGCTGTATCATCTGCTGCTCATCCATGCCCATATGTTGCCTATGTTGGCATCCACCCATCATCTTCAAATTCCAGTGGGAGTATCAATGATAGTCCTAATTTCAACAATCACTGGAATAGTCCATCTGTTCCCAGCGAGATGCCTGCGACTTATGCTTTCCCAGGAATGGATGTGCATTATCATAGTTGGGACcatcattcttcttctttccctATGGCTAACAGTCGTGTTGGTGCTGCTGATCAGTCCTCGGTTCCCTCTGTTACTCAGAGAGTTGCCAGAACCAATGCTGATATCCCAAGACCAGGATCTTTTGTCCCTCCATTCCTTGTTAGTCACGG TTCTGCTGCTAGAGCTGGAAGTTCAGTTGCCTCACCAATGATACCTCCTTATCCTGGAAGTGTAGCTCGGGCTCGTGACCGTGTTCAGGCTCTTCAAGCTTATTTTCAGCAACCAAGTAATTCACCAGCTGTACGCACTCCTGTTATGTCTGCTAGTCGAAGATCCAGCAATCATAGAGGGTTGGCTCAAGTGGGCCCAGCTGCCTCATCATCTGATCAGGCTGGTGGCTTCTACTTCTATCCTTCAGGTACTTCAGGAAGAAGCTTTCAAGAAGCAGAAAATCCAGTATCCAACAGATATTGGGAACGGGAACACATGCCTGCCTTCCCCTTGAGTCAGGTTGACAGAGATCCTATTTGGGGGCCATTTCATCACACAGGTGTTGGATCTGATACTGGTAGTCGATCTGGAAGCTTCCGCCCGAGGCATGGATCTGAGAGGATGCCATCCCAGAATCGGTCGTAA
- the LOC132064293 gene encoding serine/arginine-rich splicing factor SR30, protein MGRLSRTIYVGNLPGDIREREVEDLFYKYGPIVEIDLKVPPRPPGYAFVEFEDERDADDAIRGRDGYDFDGHRLRVELAHGGRGSSSSSYFDRRSSYSSGSRGGLSRRSDYRVLVSGLPSSASWQDLKDHMRRAGDVCFSQVFRDRDGMRGIVDYTNYDDMKYAIKKLDDSLFRNQFSRAYIRVDKYDKRRSYSRSPSPYYSRGRSYSRSRSPRRSYSSQSRSVSPRGRYSRRSVSVSPSRSFSPARSISRSLSRSRSPLSPPPRRRYSRSRSRSLSYSRSSESY, encoded by the exons ATGGGTCGTCTAAGTCGTACTATCTACGTTGGAAATCTTCCTGGTGATATTCGGGAGAGAGAAGTAGAAGATTTGTTTTACAAG TATGGGCCCATTGTGGAAATTGATTTGAAAGTTCCTCCTAGACCACCTGGTTATGCGTTTGTTGAG TTTGAAGATGAACGTGATGCTGATGATGCCATCCGTGGCCGTGATGGCTATGACTTTGACGGACATCGTTTGCGA gttGAACTTGCACACGGGGGGCGAggatcatcatcgtcatcatattTTGATCGCCGCAGCAGTTACAGTAGTGGGAGTCGTGGTGGACTTTCTCGGCGCTCAGACTATCGTG TTCTGGTCTCTGGACTACCATCTTCTGCTTCATGGCAGGATTTGAAG GATCACATGCGACGAGCTGGAGATGTCTGTTTCTCTCAAGTTTTCCGAGATCGTGACG GTATGAGAGGGATTGTGGACTATACCAACTatgatgatatgaaatatgCG ATAAAGAAACTTGATGACTCCCTGTTCCGCAATCAATTCTCTCGAGCATATATTAGG GTggacaagtatgataagaggcGTAGCTATTCCAGGAGTCCAAGTCCATATTATTCAAGAGGCAGAAGTTACTCAAGAAGCAGGAGTCCTCGGCGAAGCTATAGCAGCCAGAGCAGAAG TGTGTCTCCTAGGGGAAGATATTCTCGTCGCTCTGTGTCTGTCTCGCCCTCAAGGTCTTTTTCCCCTGCTCGCTCTATTTCAAG ATCTCTATCAAGATCCAGATCTCCACTTTCACCT CCACCTCGCCGGAGGTACTCAAGGAGCCGTAGCAGGAGTCTGTCCTATTCTCGTTCTTCG GAGTCCTACTGA